A DNA window from Streptomyces canus contains the following coding sequences:
- a CDS encoding STAS domain-containing protein — protein sequence MVEGKMADSEQAEQPGQLSVVSTVSEGVRVVTLGGEIDHQTGGTLRQALDVTGTASPRVVIDMRGVGFMDSTGVNILLAAHRDLTEAGGWLRLAAPTQAVLRTIQIVGLDTVIACHRTLSQALNA from the coding sequence ATGGTTGAGGGAAAGATGGCGGATTCCGAACAAGCTGAGCAGCCGGGCCAGTTGTCGGTCGTGTCCACCGTCAGCGAGGGCGTCCGCGTGGTGACTCTCGGCGGAGAGATCGACCACCAGACCGGCGGGACACTGCGCCAGGCCCTGGACGTCACCGGCACCGCCAGCCCCCGCGTCGTGATCGACATGCGCGGCGTCGGCTTCATGGACTCCACCGGCGTCAACATCCTCCTCGCCGCCCACCGCGACCTCACCGAGGCCGGCGGCTGGCTGCGCCTGGCCGCACCGACCCAGGCCGTACTGCGCACCATCCAGATCGTCGGCCTCGACACCGTCATCGCCTGCCACCGCACCCTGAGCCAGGCTCTCAACGCCTGA